The DNA sequence GGACAATACGATGTTGTTTTTCCCTTTCTTCGAATAATTCTTCAAGCCCATCATAATCACCTGCTTTTACCTTCTCTGTTATCTTTTCTGAAATCTTCTGCTGTTCTTCTCTAAACACCTTTTCATTATATTGAAGAATATATTCTACGACTCTCGCCAGTCCTTTATGAACAAGGATAAATTCTTTTGGCAGAGATTCACATTCCTTTATCGCCTTCTCTCTGTCTCCTTCCTTGATAGCTTTTAAAATCTTCTCTGATTGTTTAAGGGATAATTCTTCAAGTTCTTTTGGATCCATATAAAAAACCTCGTATTTTCTTCTTATTCTTCTTCGATTATAGCAAGCACTTCTCCTACCGGATACTCAACTTCAGGTTGTCCAATTATCTTTTTAAGAATTCCTGTAGCAGGAGATTCAACCTCATATTCTACCTTTTCAGTTTCTACTATCAAGATCACTTCTGATTTTTCAACTCTATCACCTTCATTTTTCAGCCATCTTACAACAGAACCGACTTCCATAGTCAGTCCTAATTTGGGCATAACAAGTTCAACTGCCATTTAAAAGTTTCCTCCTTAATTAATTTCTATTTTGGATTCAATTCATTTAACCACTTTCTTGACTGCTTCCACTATTTCTTCTTCACCCGGCAAATATGCCTTTTCCAATGGTTTGCTAAAAGGTACAGGACAGAAAGGAGCGCCAATTCTCTGTACCGGCGCCTTTAAGTCTGAAAATGCTTCTTCAGCAATCATCGCAGATACTTCTGCTCCAAATCCTGCAAATTTTACTTCCTCAAAAGCAACAACCGCACGCCCCGTTTTTTTAACAGAATCGAGGATCAAACTCTTATCGAGAGGCGATATTGTCCGAGGGTCAATAACCTCAATATCAATTCCTTCTTCTGATAATTTTGAGGCAGCTTTCAATGCCTGATGCACCATTCTTGAAGTAGCAATAACTGTAACATCACCACCTTCCTTCTTGATGTCTCCTTTTCCTATGGGAAGAGTAAAATCTTCATCAGGCACTTCTCCCTTCAGACCATAAAGTGTCTTATTTTCAATAAATAGGATAGGATTATCATCTCTAATTGAAGCTTTTAGAAGTCCTTTAACATCTGTTACTGTACTTGGCATTACTACTTTTAGTCCCGGCACATGAGCAAACCATGCTTCCAAACACTGAGAATGCTGCGGTCCTGCATTAAGTCCTGCGCCGCACTGTGTTCTGATAACAAGAGGAAGTTTGGGCTTGCCACCAAACATATACCTTATTTTTGCCGCCTGATTTACTACTTGGTCCATTGCGCAAGTTATAAAATCCATAAACATTATCTCAACGACAGGACGAAGTCCTGTGAGAGCAGCGCCAATTGCCAATCCTATGATGCCTGTTTCAGCAATAGGGGTATCGACAACGCGGTCAGCACCGAATTTATCAAGCAATCCTCTTGTAGCGCTGAAAGAACCGCCTGCTAAAGCGACATCTTCTCCCGCTACAAAAACCGAACCATCTCTTTCCATTTCCTCTCTGAGGGCATCGTTGACCGCTCGTATATATCTTGTTTCAGCCATTGTTAACTCCTCTTTTCTTTTTTGTCCTCAGTTAACATATACATCGTTCAGCAATTCTTTGCTGTCCGGTTCAGGGCTTTCTTTTGCAAACTGCAGTGCGTCTTCAATTATTCCTTCAACCTCTTTTTCAAGAGCTTCAGCTCCTGCATCGTCAAGCACACCTTCCTCTTTCAATTTTGTCTTATATCGAACAATAGGGTCTTTTGAGCGAACTCCTTCTATATCCTCCTTAGGTCTATATTTTTGTGGATCACCCTCGTAATGGCCATGAAACCTTGTTGTAATGCACTCAAGAAGAGTAGGTCCGTTGCCGCTTCTCGCCCGCTCAATTGCTCTCTCCATTGCATCGACTACGAGCTCAACATCATTTCCATCAATAGTCTCTGCCGCTACATTGCCAAAGGCTTTTGCCCTTTGGGCAACATTCTCTATATCCATATGCACTTGCTGAGGAGAAAATTCCGCCCATTTGTTGTTTTCACAGACGAAAATAATTGGAAGTTTAAGAATGGATGCAATATTCATTGATTCGTAAAACGCTCCTTCACCTGTTGCTCCATCGCCAAAAAAAGAAGCTACTACCTGATCCGTCTTTCTATATTTTGCGCTGAAGGCGGCTCCTACTGCCATAGGTATGCCTCCTGCCACTATCCCATTGGCACCAAGCATACCATAATCAAGAGATGCTATATGCATCGATCCGCCTCTGCCTTTACAATAACCTGTCGATTTGCCAAATATTTCAGCCATCAAGGGCCTAATCTCAACTCCTTTTGCAATACACTGCCCATGTCCGCGATGAGTCGTTGAAATATAATCTTCTTTCCGCAAATTGAAACATGCTCCTGCTGAAACCGCTTCCTGTCCAATGCTCAAATGAATAAAACCCGGTATTTGGCCTGCCGCAAAATTTTCAGAAACCTTTTCCTCAAACTTTCTAATCGTAAGCATAGTCTTTAGAAGGGAAATCTTACTCTCTTTATCAAGTTTCGACATCTCTCAATCTCCTTCCTTTTTACTTTCCCTTAAAATTCGGTTTGCGTTTTTCGAGAAAAGCGCTCAAACCTTCATTTCTGTCTTCAGTGGCATAATTTACCAACCAAGCATCGGCTTCATATTTTAACCCTTGGTCAAGTGACATATTGAGACCTTCGTTGATTGATTTTTTTGATTGAAGAACTGCAATAGGACTGTTTGCCATTATCTTTTTTGCCAACTTCTTACAGGTTGGAATCAATTCTTCCTTTGGCACCACCAAGTTTACAAGCCCGATTCTTTCTGCTTCCTGCGCGCTTATCATCTCTCCTGTTAAAATGTAGTATTTTGCGCGCCCTTTGCCTATAATTCGAGATAGGCGTTGAGTGCCTCCCCATCCGGCAATCAATCCTACAGTAACTTCCGGAAGTCCGAGCTTCGCATTTTCAGAAGCAACTCTCAAATCAAATCCCAATGCAATTTCCGTGCCTCCGCCAAGGGCAAATCCGTTTATTGCGGCAATTGTAATCTTGCTCGAACGTT is a window from the Candidatus Schekmanbacteria bacterium genome containing:
- a CDS encoding biotin attachment protein; this translates as MAVELVMPKLGLTMEVGSVVRWLKNEGDRVEKSEVILIVETEKVEYEVESPATGILKKIIGQPEVEYPVGEVLAIIEEE
- a CDS encoding alpha-ketoacid dehydrogenase subunit beta → MAETRYIRAVNDALREEMERDGSVFVAGEDVALAGGSFSATRGLLDKFGADRVVDTPIAETGIIGLAIGAALTGLRPVVEIMFMDFITCAMDQVVNQAAKIRYMFGGKPKLPLVIRTQCGAGLNAGPQHSQCLEAWFAHVPGLKVVMPSTVTDVKGLLKASIRDDNPILFIENKTLYGLKGEVPDEDFTLPIGKGDIKKEGGDVTVIATSRMVHQALKAASKLSEEGIDIEVIDPRTISPLDKSLILDSVKKTGRAVVAFEEVKFAGFGAEVSAMIAEEAFSDLKAPVQRIGAPFCPVPFSKPLEKAYLPGEEEIVEAVKKVVK
- a CDS encoding crotonase; this encodes MAWEYFIVEVEDEIALVTINRPKVLNAVDFNVIKEAGKVFNELEERNDVRAIILTGAGDKAFIAGGDIGAMNSLTMEEAHRFVATGQRVIYDIERSSKITIAAINGFALGGGTEIALGFDLRVASENAKLGLPEVTVGLIAGWGGTQRLSRIIGKGRAKYYILTGEMISAQEAERIGLVNLVVPKEELIPTCKKLAKKIMANSPIAVLQSKKSINEGLNMSLDQGLKYEADAWLVNYATEDRNEGLSAFLEKRKPNFKGK
- a CDS encoding thiamine pyrophosphate-dependent dehydrogenase E1 component subunit alpha, with the protein product MSKLDKESKISLLKTMLTIRKFEEKVSENFAAGQIPGFIHLSIGQEAVSAGACFNLRKEDYISTTHRGHGQCIAKGVEIRPLMAEIFGKSTGYCKGRGGSMHIASLDYGMLGANGIVAGGIPMAVGAAFSAKYRKTDQVVASFFGDGATGEGAFYESMNIASILKLPIIFVCENNKWAEFSPQQVHMDIENVAQRAKAFGNVAAETIDGNDVELVVDAMERAIERARSGNGPTLLECITTRFHGHYEGDPQKYRPKEDIEGVRSKDPIVRYKTKLKEEGVLDDAGAEALEKEVEGIIEDALQFAKESPEPDSKELLNDVYVN